The nucleotide window CAGGACTACGGTGTGGACGGTGTCATAGTAACAGGCCATGAAGCTGCGGCTCACGGCGGCGATGTGACAACCTTCGTACTCATACCTACAATAGCCTCAGCCGTACAGATTCCGGTTATAGCCGCAGGAGGTATTGCTGATGGCCGCGGACTGGCAGCAGCTCTTGCACTTGGTGCCGAAGGTGTGGCAATGGGCACGCGCCTGATGTCGACGAAAGAAAGTCCGCTTCATGATAACTTCAAGAAGCTCTCCATTGAAAAAGATGTCTATGATACGCTTTATTCAACAAGATTCGACGGGCTGGGCTGCCGCGTACTTGATACCCCGGCTGCACATGATGCTATTCGGAATGGTCTCAATATAAAGAAGATGATAGAGGCCATACCTAATTCAGCAGCCATTGCGAAGCAGCTCCACCTGCCTTATATCAAGCTGTTTATAGGTGTTCTTGCTTCAGGTATGAAGAATGCCATGCAGCTCGCATTCATGGCGAATGCATTCAAAGCTATCAGGGTGGCTACCGAGGATGGCGATATAAAAGACGGGGTTCTTCCTGTAGGGCAGGACACAGGTCTGATCAAGGACGTGCCGAGTGTTGCAGAGCTTATGGACAGGATGGTTAAAGAGGCTGAAGAGGTCTCTGTCAGACTCTCAGGATTAATGAAGCAATAAGTTAAAGGGGCTTGCAGAATGTCTCTGCAAACCCCTTTGAAATTCTCTGTATATTCAAGAAGCGGTCTAATTAAACAGGTTTCTGGTCTTTTTCAGTACGGCGTTTGCCTCATTATGCATTTTAATAAGCAGGTCTTTACAAGGCAGTATATCATGAATAAGTCCTATGGACTGGCCTACCATTAGAGGTGCCATATCGACATTACCCTCTTCCCATGCCTGTTTTATACGGGGGCCTGAGATTAATGGAATAAGCTTGTCGAGTCCGCCGCCCGTGGATTCAATCTCTAATACCTCTTCGATAACCTTATTGATAAGGGCTCTTCCCTGAAGGCCGATTGATCTGCCGAATATCCGGGTATCATTCTCCTGCCGGTTAATGATCTCCTGCTTTATGTTTTCATGGACCATGCATTCCTTTGTTGCGATAAAACGGCTTGCCATCATGACGCCCTGTGCTCCCAGCGTAAGTGCTGCAGCCATGCTTCTTCCATCCGCTATGCCTCCCACCGTCACAACTGGAATCCTGACTGTTTCAGCTA belongs to Desulfomonilia bacterium and includes:
- a CDS encoding nitronate monooxygenase; the protein is MKTRITESLGIKYPILLSGMSWISVPEMVAAVSNAGGLGILATGPLDAQQTRTSIKKIKSLTDKPFGINASLLFPGASDNAKVALEENVPVINFALGKGDWIVKEAHKYGGKVLATVVNHRHAKRAQDYGVDGVIVTGHEAAAHGGDVTTFVLIPTIASAVQIPVIAAGGIADGRGLAAALALGAEGVAMGTRLMSTKESPLHDNFKKLSIEKDVYDTLYSTRFDGLGCRVLDTPAAHDAIRNGLNIKKMIEAIPNSAAIAKQLHLPYIKLFIGVLASGMKNAMQLAFMANAFKAIRVATEDGDIKDGVLPVGQDTGLIKDVPSVAELMDRMVKEAEEVSVRLSGLMKQ